From the genome of Acetomicrobium thermoterrenum DSM 13490, one region includes:
- the dnaX gene encoding DNA polymerase III subunit gamma/tau, with protein MYISLYRKYRPGRFSDVVGQEGIVKILRNSLRSKKIGHAFLFSGPRGCGKTTVARIVAKALNCPDAREGEPCDCCEVCKTISRGESLDVIEIDGASNRGIEEIRNLKSQIGLASFSLSYKVYIIDEVHMLTDAAFNALLKTLEEPPQRVVFILATTAPEKVPLTIRSRCLRFYFNRLSSVDIVNRLRRVAQEESFDYEEEALWELARQADGSLRDALTLLEQALSLEEKALTLNSVVLLFGGSRSTLEDMVKLMTLDPSKGYAKMKEILKRGLTAERLFEIAFSIFRDMWAYKALGDEVVEELELSEKEKRFLEEETSSWDTSNLFSAMELCADLSLKAKLGVKDDILASMFFARTKKMEQAVISLRNDVQEHVKEPEIATTESSRDEVDVQTVNVQWQKIMNQLIEEALPIYCALISSKVERGEGEVVIEVSEERAFDYNILKLHRNRVYLYDLISRHMGEISEIVVKSGKEEIRYSKRVPDAEDIAEKGQIELLQPEEDEEKVEAKKDEPLSARAYNVKEDDAVLKHIAMFLNGDVLMYKRIEEDLDEDGGVDIE; from the coding sequence ATGTACATTTCCCTTTACAGAAAATATCGGCCCGGTCGTTTTAGCGATGTGGTCGGCCAGGAAGGTATTGTCAAAATCCTGAGGAACTCCTTAAGGTCGAAAAAAATTGGGCATGCCTTTTTGTTCTCCGGGCCCAGGGGTTGCGGCAAGACGACTGTGGCCAGGATTGTTGCCAAAGCGCTCAATTGTCCCGATGCTAGGGAAGGGGAACCTTGCGACTGTTGCGAGGTTTGCAAAACAATATCAAGGGGAGAATCCCTGGACGTAATAGAAATAGACGGAGCTTCCAACAGAGGAATCGAGGAAATACGAAATCTGAAGTCGCAGATAGGTCTTGCATCCTTCTCGTTGTCTTATAAAGTATACATAATAGATGAAGTTCACATGTTGACCGATGCTGCTTTCAACGCTCTTTTAAAAACCCTTGAGGAGCCGCCGCAGAGAGTGGTTTTCATCTTGGCCACGACGGCGCCGGAAAAGGTCCCGCTTACCATAAGGTCTCGCTGTCTTCGTTTTTATTTCAACCGACTTTCCTCTGTCGATATCGTAAACAGACTGCGTCGCGTAGCACAGGAGGAGAGCTTTGATTACGAGGAAGAGGCCCTCTGGGAGCTGGCAAGACAGGCCGACGGGTCGTTGCGCGATGCTTTGACTTTGCTTGAACAGGCACTCTCGCTGGAAGAAAAAGCCCTGACTTTAAATTCCGTCGTTCTACTTTTTGGGGGCAGCAGAAGCACTTTGGAGGATATGGTAAAGCTGATGACCCTTGATCCATCAAAAGGATATGCAAAAATGAAGGAGATTTTGAAAAGGGGTTTAACGGCCGAAAGGCTTTTTGAAATAGCCTTCTCTATCTTCAGGGACATGTGGGCCTATAAGGCCTTAGGGGATGAAGTCGTTGAAGAGTTGGAACTGTCCGAAAAGGAAAAGCGGTTTTTGGAGGAGGAGACTTCTTCCTGGGACACTTCAAATCTCTTTTCGGCAATGGAGTTGTGCGCTGATTTAAGCTTAAAGGCAAAGTTGGGCGTAAAAGATGACATCCTTGCGAGCATGTTCTTTGCGCGAACTAAAAAAATGGAGCAAGCCGTCATTTCCCTTCGCAACGATGTTCAAGAGCATGTGAAAGAACCGGAGATTGCGACAACTGAAAGCAGCAGGGATGAGGTCGATGTTCAAACAGTAAACGTTCAATGGCAAAAAATTATGAATCAATTAATTGAGGAAGCTCTTCCCATTTATTGCGCATTGATTTCTTCCAAGGTCGAGCGGGGCGAGGGAGAGGTTGTTATAGAAGTATCAGAGGAGCGAGCCTTCGATTATAATATTCTGAAGTTACACCGAAATAGAGTATATCTTTATGATTTAATATCAAGGCATATGGGCGAAATTTCGGAAATAGTCGTAAAGAGCGGAAAGGAAGAAATAAGATACTCCAAAAGGGTGCCCGATGCGGAGGATATCGCCGAAAAAGGTCAAATAGAACTTCTTCAACCCGAAGAAGACGAGGAAAAAGTCGAAGCCAAAAAGGACGAACCTCTTTCGGCCCGTGCATATAATGTTAAAGAAGATGATGCGGTTCTTAAACATATAGCTATGTTTCTTAACGGCGATGTGTTGATGTATAAGAGGATTGAAGAAGATCTAGACGAAGATGGAGGCGTTGATATTGAATAA
- a CDS encoding 1-phosphofructokinase family hexose kinase — translation MDKTIVTVTMNPAVDIQYVVPDFRPGRWFRASEVDRSAGGKGINVSIILQQLGYESAAMGFLAGFSGEYIRDTLRRLKLTTNFVNVIGESRTDVYIVDEVGHIETGVAEAGPYISDEALHRFMKNFDRILSRARLVYLGGSLPPGVPQDAYKDLILRCKEAKVPVFVDAFGPALTAALEGVPRVVKFDHRFLFSTLGYPMGDLDDVLELVSKIHDSGVEWSVTTYRAVGNIFYTPEGIYLVDIEREEKEQMVSLLAIGDALMAGLMVALLENMDVEKAIRFAQACSLEDTLHVKKGIRGRDMVESLMPKILVEKLD, via the coding sequence TTGGACAAAACAATCGTCACCGTTACCATGAATCCTGCTGTAGATATTCAATACGTCGTTCCCGATTTCAGACCCGGAAGATGGTTCAGGGCTTCCGAGGTGGACAGGTCAGCCGGAGGAAAGGGTATAAATGTATCAATAATATTGCAGCAGTTGGGATACGAAAGCGCAGCAATGGGGTTTCTGGCCGGCTTTTCTGGAGAATATATAAGGGATACATTGAGGCGCTTGAAACTGACCACAAACTTCGTAAACGTAATAGGCGAATCCAGAACGGACGTGTATATCGTCGATGAAGTTGGACATATCGAGACAGGTGTGGCAGAGGCAGGACCTTATATCTCTGACGAGGCATTGCATAGATTCATGAAAAATTTCGACCGCATACTCAGTCGTGCCCGTTTGGTTTATTTGGGAGGATCCCTCCCTCCCGGAGTTCCTCAGGATGCTTACAAGGACCTGATCCTGCGTTGCAAGGAAGCGAAGGTACCTGTATTTGTGGATGCTTTCGGTCCGGCCTTGACTGCTGCTTTAGAGGGTGTGCCTAGGGTCGTTAAATTCGATCACCGATTTTTGTTTTCCACCCTCGGCTACCCTATGGGCGACCTTGACGATGTGCTTGAATTGGTATCCAAAATACACGACAGTGGCGTGGAGTGGTCAGTTACAACCTATCGAGCCGTAGGCAATATTTTTTATACGCCCGAGGGAATCTATTTGGTAGACATAGAGAGGGAAGAGAAGGAACAGATGGTGTCCCTTCTTGCGATAGGCGATGCCCTTATGGCGGGATTAATGGTGGCCCTTTTGGAAAACATGGATGTAGAAAAAGCAATTCGTTTTGCCCAGGCATGCAGTCTAGAGGATACCCTTCACGTCAAAAAGGGAATTCGAGGCAGAGATATGGTGGAGTCGCTGATGCCAAAGATATTGGTCGAAAAGCTCGATTAA
- the trxB gene encoding thioredoxin-disulfide reductase — MEKRELVIVGGGPAGLTAAIYGRRAGLDVLVLEKGMAGGQITITAEIENWPGIPMISGEELARAFREHAEKFSPEFREAEVKKVSIEAGKKVVATDKGDIEAEAVIIATGASFRKLGCPGEAEFTGRGVSYCAVCDGAFFEDQVIAVVGGGNTAVEEADYLTRFASKVYIIHRRDSFRADRAVVEKAMANPKIEPVWNSVVEKIKGTDMVEGIVLKNVKTGETSELPVAGIFVFVGMNPNSDFVKGLVETKDGGWIVTNEMLETSVEGIFAAGDVRDKFLRQVVTAAGDGATAAMAAYSYISEQLHLQKVLFEPERVVSLFYSSIDQEQIKLANEVEKKYAKKVLLIDGYKNKRMCEKLGIVDLPQVVVLNKGSLVKSKAINDAQAIEGLL, encoded by the coding sequence GTGGAGAAGCGCGAATTGGTGATCGTTGGCGGGGGGCCCGCCGGACTTACTGCTGCCATATACGGCAGAAGGGCAGGGCTTGACGTGTTAGTCCTTGAAAAGGGAATGGCAGGAGGTCAGATCACAATTACTGCCGAGATAGAGAATTGGCCGGGGATACCCATGATAAGCGGAGAAGAGCTGGCCAGGGCTTTCAGGGAGCATGCGGAGAAATTCTCTCCCGAATTCAGGGAGGCCGAAGTCAAGAAAGTATCCATAGAGGCCGGCAAAAAAGTCGTCGCAACCGACAAGGGGGATATAGAGGCCGAAGCAGTTATAATAGCCACAGGCGCCAGCTTCAGAAAGCTCGGGTGTCCCGGCGAGGCGGAATTCACCGGAAGAGGTGTCAGCTACTGTGCCGTATGCGATGGTGCCTTTTTCGAGGATCAGGTTATCGCAGTGGTCGGAGGAGGCAATACTGCCGTAGAAGAGGCAGACTATCTGACCCGATTTGCCTCTAAGGTGTACATAATACATCGTCGTGATTCCTTCCGTGCCGATAGAGCCGTCGTAGAAAAGGCCATGGCCAACCCGAAAATAGAGCCTGTATGGAACTCGGTCGTAGAAAAAATAAAGGGAACGGATATGGTCGAGGGCATCGTATTGAAAAATGTCAAGACGGGGGAGACGAGCGAACTGCCGGTTGCCGGTATATTCGTCTTCGTTGGGATGAATCCGAACAGCGATTTTGTGAAAGGCCTGGTAGAGACCAAGGACGGCGGATGGATCGTAACCAATGAAATGCTGGAGACCTCCGTGGAGGGAATATTTGCCGCCGGCGACGTTCGCGATAAGTTCCTCAGGCAGGTAGTAACAGCTGCAGGTGACGGGGCCACAGCAGCAATGGCTGCATATTCCTACATTTCAGAGCAGCTTCACCTGCAGAAAGTATTGTTTGAGCCTGAAAGGGTTGTCTCTCTGTTTTATTCAAGCATAGATCAGGAGCAGATAAAGCTGGCCAATGAAGTTGAGAAAAAATACGCCAAAAAAGTTTTGCTCATAGACGGTTATAAAAATAAAAGGATGTGCGAAAAACTTGGCATAGTCGACCTGCCGCAGGTCGTAGTATTAAACAAGGGCTCTTTGGTTAAATCTAAAGCGATAAATGACGCTCAAGCGATAGAGGGGTTGCTTTAG
- a CDS encoding HutP family protein produces the protein MLEKREESERFGEAVEELGEDEEILGTLEVSYDIRQESQVGRVAVLLAATTNKNEEEYLKEQIKRLGWRAVATEVGGLVGNISGKLTRSLVGAALNGNVVKKTGSEMHALMHASMEAINSFLPICLLEASVGAKLAIVRSKKWIGVAIIGDSAYHAAAHHDRCGLGVMHI, from the coding sequence ATGTTGGAGAAAAGAGAAGAGAGCGAAAGGTTTGGAGAGGCTGTCGAAGAGCTGGGAGAGGACGAAGAAATACTGGGCACTCTCGAGGTGTCCTACGATATCCGTCAGGAGAGCCAGGTTGGAAGGGTTGCGGTTTTGCTAGCTGCCACGACTAATAAAAACGAGGAAGAGTATCTCAAGGAGCAGATCAAAAGGCTCGGCTGGAGAGCTGTGGCTACGGAAGTAGGAGGTTTAGTCGGTAACATATCCGGCAAATTGACGCGTTCTCTGGTCGGGGCGGCGCTAAACGGCAATGTGGTCAAGAAGACGGGTAGCGAAATGCACGCTCTAATGCACGCCTCGATGGAAGCAATAAACAGTTTTTTGCCGATTTGCCTGTTGGAAGCGAGCGTTGGGGCAAAATTGGCCATTGTTCGAAGCAAAAAATGGATAGGAGTTGCTATAATTGGTGACAGTGCCTATCATGCTGCCGCTCACCACGACAGGTGCGGTTTGGGCGTCATGCACATTTGA
- the rpmE gene encoding 50S ribosomal protein L31, protein MKKDIHPKYDVCKVSCACGNTFDTRSTKSEIRVSVCSNCHPFYTGKRGFLVTEAGQLEKFRKKYAGTDYVQSNDGE, encoded by the coding sequence ATGAAAAAGGATATACATCCAAAATACGATGTTTGCAAAGTAAGTTGTGCCTGCGGCAATACCTTTGATACGAGGTCCACTAAATCGGAAATCCGCGTATCGGTTTGCAGCAATTGTCACCCCTTTTACACCGGAAAGAGGGGCTTTCTGGTGACAGAAGCAGGACAGCTCGAAAAGTTCCGCAAGAAATATGCAGGAACGGATTACGTACAGTCGAACGATGGAGAGTAG
- a CDS encoding flagellar biosynthesis protein FlgN: MQVNVDDILNLAKKEKGLYENLLALVEEEMKYAREGNASALMDVLRRKQEIISRQEILLERWEELASAMGVKSSRETVEFWDILSSKLGEKGYQEVIGAVIEIREKAAETLRKETEVQKELEAHLEKLRSNLLKLNDGMRAFKAYTK, from the coding sequence TTGCAGGTTAACGTTGACGATATACTGAATTTGGCAAAAAAAGAGAAGGGGCTTTACGAAAATTTGCTGGCCCTGGTGGAAGAGGAGATGAAATACGCTCGCGAAGGAAACGCCTCAGCCCTTATGGATGTCCTGAGAAGAAAACAAGAAATTATATCCCGCCAGGAGATATTGTTGGAGAGGTGGGAAGAGCTGGCATCTGCAATGGGCGTTAAGTCTTCAAGAGAAACGGTAGAGTTTTGGGATATCTTGTCGTCGAAGTTGGGCGAAAAAGGTTACCAGGAGGTTATAGGAGCCGTTATAGAGATCAGGGAAAAAGCTGCCGAGACATTGCGGAAGGAGACGGAAGTTCAGAAGGAACTTGAAGCCCATTTGGAGAAATTGAGGTCAAATTTGTTAAAATTAAACGACGGGATGCGAGCCTTTAAGGCTTATACCAAATAA
- the prmC gene encoding peptide chain release factor N(5)-glutamine methyltransferase, whose protein sequence is MILSQAREYVIDRLKQAGISGPSVESDLLLCKVLGCDRSWLIAHKERPIFDYELQYLNALLERRCNKEPLAYIFNEAQFYGRNFYVGEGVLVPRPETESLVEIVLSLVDEGIVVDWGTGSGCIVISLLLENPKFRGIALDVNPKALYWAWKNVDKYDLFDRLILWHESGKLPAQFAKSGVDAVVSNPPYIPTNLVDTLMSEVKCFEPISALDGGNDGTLWYRFLFEKASLWLKEGGWLIVETGGWKEKEILSLAPARFSLCEMKKLSGGVCVIAWRLSGKKSF, encoded by the coding sequence TTGATTCTCTCTCAAGCAAGGGAGTATGTGATTGACAGATTAAAACAAGCGGGTATTTCCGGGCCGTCGGTAGAGAGCGATTTGCTATTATGTAAGGTGTTGGGCTGCGATAGATCGTGGTTGATAGCCCATAAAGAACGGCCAATATTCGACTACGAATTGCAATATTTAAATGCTCTCTTGGAAAGAAGATGCAATAAGGAGCCTTTGGCTTATATATTTAACGAAGCTCAATTTTACGGCAGAAATTTTTATGTCGGCGAGGGCGTTTTGGTGCCCAGGCCAGAAACGGAATCGTTGGTCGAGATCGTCCTTTCGTTGGTGGATGAAGGGATTGTAGTCGACTGGGGAACAGGAAGCGGATGTATCGTGATTTCGCTGTTGCTTGAAAACCCAAAGTTTAGAGGGATAGCGTTGGACGTAAACCCAAAGGCACTGTATTGGGCATGGAAAAACGTCGACAAATACGACTTGTTCGACCGATTGATCTTGTGGCATGAGAGCGGGAAATTGCCGGCTCAATTCGCAAAATCGGGTGTCGATGCCGTAGTGAGCAATCCCCCTTACATACCGACGAATCTCGTTGACACTTTAATGTCTGAAGTTAAATGTTTCGAGCCGATTTCGGCCCTCGATGGAGGCAATGACGGGACGTTGTGGTACCGTTTTCTTTTTGAAAAGGCGTCTTTGTGGTTGAAAGAAGGGGGCTGGCTTATCGTAGAAACCGGCGGTTGGAAGGAGAAGGAGATCCTGTCTTTGGCGCCGGCCCGCTTTAGCCTCTGTGAGATGAAGAAATTAAGCGGAGGGGTCTGCGTTATAGCCTGGAGGCTTAGCGGTAAAAAATCTTTTTAG
- the fliS gene encoding flagellar export chaperone FliS, giving the protein MLPSGNEAQITYRVNQIQTASREQLLLITYDIGIGAIKVAKEALRDGNNEVANRELQRAQAVIRELMSALDVSAGEWATALMSLYEFMYEQLVKANVEKDPNIMDSVRSMLEELRALWQEAMEKSRVESLAQGEARRGEVRPQGGLDFAG; this is encoded by the coding sequence ATGTTGCCGAGCGGGAACGAAGCGCAAATAACTTATAGGGTAAACCAGATTCAAACTGCCAGCAGAGAACAACTGCTTCTAATTACTTATGATATAGGCATAGGTGCGATTAAAGTTGCTAAAGAGGCGCTCAGAGATGGAAATAACGAAGTTGCAAACAGGGAGTTGCAGAGGGCACAGGCGGTCATAAGGGAACTTATGAGCGCACTCGATGTGAGTGCGGGAGAATGGGCGACGGCATTGATGAGTCTCTATGAATTTATGTATGAACAACTGGTTAAAGCTAACGTGGAAAAGGACCCCAACATCATGGACAGCGTAAGGTCTATGCTCGAGGAATTGCGTGCCCTTTGGCAGGAGGCTATGGAAAAAAGCCGCGTAGAAAGCCTCGCCCAAGGCGAAGCGCGTCGTGGCGAAGTCAGACCGCAAGGGGGTCTTGATTTTGCAGGTTAA
- the thyX gene encoding FAD-dependent thymidylate synthase, whose amino-acid sequence MESSVRVKLLTFTPTPDDVVAAAARLCYSPSTAEDLVVEFREGKRQSGLFIRKLINSGHLSPLEHASFTFAVDGISRACSHQLVRHRIASYSQQSQRYVSMDEARYILPDSVKVDARALSIFKEAIRYAHEAYKSLVESGIPLEDARYLLPNAWETRIVVTMNARELHHFFSLRLCKRAQWEIRRLAKLMLTEVRGVAGGIFDIAGPSCITKGKCEEVNPCGEPYGSMEELLN is encoded by the coding sequence ATGGAGAGTAGCGTAAGGGTTAAACTGCTTACCTTCACGCCCACGCCCGACGATGTTGTCGCTGCAGCAGCGAGACTTTGTTACAGTCCGTCCACGGCCGAAGATTTAGTGGTTGAATTTAGAGAGGGAAAGAGGCAGAGCGGTCTTTTTATCAGGAAGTTGATAAATTCTGGTCATCTTTCACCGCTTGAACATGCCTCTTTTACCTTTGCCGTCGACGGCATCAGCAGGGCTTGCTCGCATCAGCTAGTGCGTCATCGCATAGCAAGTTACAGTCAGCAAAGTCAAAGATATGTCTCGATGGATGAAGCAAGGTATATCCTTCCGGATTCCGTGAAAGTTGATGCTCGGGCACTATCGATTTTCAAAGAAGCTATTCGCTATGCCCATGAAGCCTACAAATCCTTGGTAGAGTCGGGTATTCCTCTGGAGGATGCGCGGTATCTCCTGCCCAATGCTTGGGAGACGAGGATAGTTGTCACTATGAACGCCAGGGAATTGCATCATTTCTTCAGTCTCAGGCTGTGTAAGAGAGCTCAATGGGAGATACGCAGGCTTGCGAAGTTGATGTTGACAGAGGTCAGAGGGGTCGCAGGGGGGATATTCGACATCGCCGGTCCGAGTTGCATTACAAAGGGCAAGTGCGAGGAGGTCAATCCCTGCGGAGAACCATATGGCAGTATGGAAGAATTGCTAAATTAA
- a CDS encoding arsenate reductase/protein-tyrosine-phosphatase family protein, whose protein sequence is MPKILFVCSGNTCRSPMAEALMKKALDMRGIEGWQVSSAGLMAMPGNSASENAKRALMEDFGIDIGSHRSKPVDLSLMADHDYVIALTLRHLQWLASKYGQYKNKIYFIGSFVSRDVDNAVKEYLSATDPYSTYYMRLYEDKIRSYEVEDPYGREIGEYKRVARQLWDYCCKIADLIEKHLLPPRP, encoded by the coding sequence ATGCCTAAAATATTATTCGTATGTTCCGGCAACACCTGCAGAAGTCCCATGGCGGAGGCCTTGATGAAAAAGGCCTTAGATATGAGAGGTATAGAGGGGTGGCAGGTGTCGTCGGCAGGCCTTATGGCCATGCCGGGCAATTCTGCGAGCGAGAACGCAAAGAGAGCTCTTATGGAAGATTTCGGTATCGACATCGGGAGCCACCGCTCAAAGCCCGTAGACCTTTCCCTCATGGCCGATCATGATTATGTAATTGCCTTGACTTTGAGGCATCTTCAATGGCTTGCGTCTAAGTACGGCCAATATAAAAATAAAATTTATTTCATAGGGTCTTTTGTCTCAAGGGATGTCGATAATGCAGTAAAAGAATACCTGTCGGCGACTGACCCATATTCTACATATTACATGAGATTATACGAGGACAAAATCAGATCCTATGAAGTTGAGGACCCTTACGGTCGCGAAATAGGTGAATACAAAAGGGTTGCTCGGCAGCTGTGGGATTATTGTTGCAAAATTGCGGATCTCATAGAAAAACACCTCTTACCCCCAAGACCTTAG
- a CDS encoding CBS domain-containing protein, whose amino-acid sequence MLVGDLMDRDLTSLGEDATLMEAIEVLSRHRIPGLPIVDAEGRVVGFLSEKDIVRAALPGYIDLLEDPSYVPDMGQFKVRMKRASMDSVGRHMTKEVVCLSTNDSDFHAALIMIKKNLKRAPVVKEGILVGVVNRADIIEHLMSE is encoded by the coding sequence ATGTTGGTTGGCGATCTTATGGATAGGGATTTGACGTCGCTTGGAGAGGACGCTACATTAATGGAAGCGATAGAGGTCTTGTCAAGGCACAGAATTCCAGGACTTCCTATTGTAGATGCCGAGGGACGCGTGGTCGGTTTTTTAAGCGAAAAGGATATAGTTAGGGCTGCTTTGCCAGGTTATATCGACTTGCTGGAAGATCCCTCTTACGTTCCTGACATGGGACAATTCAAGGTAAGAATGAAAAGAGCCAGCATGGATTCGGTTGGAAGGCATATGACTAAGGAAGTCGTGTGCCTTAGTACGAATGACAGCGATTTTCATGCAGCCTTGATCATGATAAAGAAAAACTTAAAACGTGCTCCCGTCGTTAAAGAAGGCATTTTGGTCGGGGTCGTGAACAGAGCAGATATTATTGAGCACTTAATGAGCGAGTGA
- the prfA gene encoding peptide chain release factor 1, translated as MDNLNEKLDDLERKYQELETKLSDPDVISNPAMLQRLAKEHSEMSKVVEKYREYRQAQKRLEEALALTEEDDEDLRELAREEANQLKDTVEELEKELALLLLPKDPNDERSVIVEIRAGAGGEEAALFAADLYRMYVRYAERKGWKVELLTANETGIGGYKEIVFRVEGQGAYSVLKYESGVHRVQRVPVTEASGRIHTSTATVAVLPEPDEVDVEIRPDDLKIDTFRASGAGGQYVNMTDSAVRITHIPTGIVVTCQDERSQLKNRAKAMQLLRAKLYDVEIRRQQEEMASERRGQIGSGDRSERIRTYNFPQNRVTDHRIGLTLYNLDEILDGDLDELLYALATADQMEKLKLLGA; from the coding sequence GTGGATAATTTGAACGAAAAATTGGATGATTTGGAACGGAAATACCAAGAGCTGGAGACGAAGTTAAGCGATCCCGATGTCATCTCCAATCCGGCAATGTTACAGCGCCTGGCGAAGGAACATTCTGAAATGTCAAAGGTCGTGGAAAAATACAGGGAGTACAGACAAGCTCAAAAGAGGTTGGAAGAGGCGCTCGCCTTGACCGAAGAGGATGACGAAGACCTGAGAGAGCTCGCCAGAGAAGAGGCAAATCAGCTCAAAGATACCGTAGAAGAGCTCGAAAAGGAGCTGGCCCTTCTTCTCTTGCCCAAGGATCCGAACGACGAAAGAAGCGTGATTGTGGAGATAAGAGCCGGTGCCGGAGGCGAGGAGGCAGCCCTTTTTGCAGCCGATCTTTACAGGATGTATGTACGTTATGCCGAACGAAAGGGGTGGAAAGTAGAACTTTTGACGGCCAACGAGACTGGCATTGGCGGCTATAAAGAAATTGTCTTCAGGGTCGAAGGGCAAGGTGCGTATAGCGTATTGAAGTATGAAAGCGGAGTCCATCGCGTCCAACGCGTCCCCGTTACGGAAGCAAGTGGGCGTATACACACTTCCACTGCCACTGTTGCTGTATTGCCCGAGCCCGATGAGGTCGACGTGGAGATTCGTCCGGATGACCTTAAGATAGATACCTTCAGAGCCAGCGGAGCAGGTGGGCAATATGTGAACATGACCGATTCGGCCGTAAGGATAACCCATATCCCTACGGGCATCGTAGTTACCTGCCAGGACGAAAGATCGCAGCTTAAGAACAGGGCCAAGGCGATGCAACTGTTGAGGGCAAAATTATACGACGTGGAGATTCGCCGACAGCAGGAGGAAATGGCATCGGAGCGCAGGGGTCAAATAGGCAGCGGTGACCGTTCCGAAAGGATTCGCACCTATAACTTTCCGCAAAATCGCGTCACCGATCACAGGATTGGTTTGACTCTTTACAACCTGGACGAAATTTTGGATGGCGATTTGGATGAGTTGTTATACGCGCTGGCCACGGCCGACCAAATGGAAAAATTAAAGCTCTTGGGAGCGTAG
- a CDS encoding M48 family metalloprotease has translation MIVPADVWAQESASNDNSKEISLGRKVAEEVEKNWERVTDPSITARLNMIFANFKPHLERDLPYEIRAIKDDVPNAFSLPGGIIYFTTGMIELAESDAEIAGVMAHELAHTEKRHVMIQVARNQKLSLLSLGIIVATGGQAAALLLTNVAQVAIMNSYSRDLEEEADMLGLELLIKAGYHPSAMITLLERLAEEELKRPYFDPGIYQSHPKLKDRISYLKQAIKSKGFTLNRKVVLGLLNVMIEEGPELYMLRIDDVEILELEKSPKSLSLLEEIKDRLDRSLKLELEPYEVKVVDIDGVPSLCVGPEKILGQPDLPAKGPSLEKMRDSILVALERARQKHTFTNFVR, from the coding sequence ATGATCGTTCCTGCTGATGTATGGGCTCAGGAAAGCGCTTCAAACGATAACTCCAAAGAAATTTCCTTAGGTCGTAAAGTAGCAGAGGAAGTCGAAAAAAACTGGGAAAGGGTAACCGATCCTTCTATTACTGCAAGGCTAAACATGATATTTGCTAACTTTAAGCCCCATTTAGAACGTGACTTGCCCTATGAGATCAGGGCGATAAAAGATGACGTTCCCAATGCTTTTTCGCTTCCGGGCGGAATAATTTATTTCACCACGGGTATGATCGAATTGGCCGAAAGCGATGCCGAAATAGCGGGAGTCATGGCCCATGAGCTTGCCCATACCGAGAAAAGACATGTGATGATTCAAGTTGCCAGAAATCAGAAGCTCTCTCTATTGAGCCTCGGGATCATAGTTGCTACAGGAGGGCAGGCAGCAGCACTTCTGCTGACTAACGTTGCTCAAGTGGCGATAATGAATTCCTACAGCAGAGATCTGGAGGAAGAGGCCGATATGCTTGGATTAGAGCTTTTGATCAAGGCAGGTTATCACCCGTCGGCGATGATCACATTGCTTGAGCGTCTTGCCGAGGAAGAACTCAAAAGGCCTTATTTCGACCCCGGAATATATCAGAGCCATCCGAAGCTGAAGGACAGGATATCCTATTTAAAGCAAGCGATCAAATCAAAGGGATTCACCCTAAATCGCAAGGTAGTTTTGGGTTTGTTGAACGTAATGATAGAAGAAGGCCCGGAGTTATATATGTTGAGAATAGACGATGTCGAAATTTTGGAGTTGGAAAAGAGTCCAAAGTCATTGAGCCTGCTGGAGGAAATAAAAGACAGGCTCGACAGATCATTAAAGCTTGAACTGGAACCCTATGAGGTCAAAGTCGTGGATATAGATGGGGTTCCGTCTCTTTGCGTCGGACCGGAGAAAATTTTAGGCCAGCCGGATCTTCCCGCAAAAGGCCCATCCCTCGAAAAGATGCGGGACAGCATACTTGTGGCTCTGGAAAGGGCTAGGCAGAAACATACCTTTACCAATTTCGTCCGCTGA